In Rhodobacteraceae bacterium LMO-JJ12, a single window of DNA contains:
- the phoU gene encoding phosphate signaling complex protein PhoU — translation MTHDHISSAFDADLEAVQAQIMKMGGLVEDAIRFGMKSLETRDEELARKVRAADAAIDALEETINEGAARIIALRAPTAIDLRLILSVIKISGNLERIGDYAKNMAKRTEVLSKAESFSDSTGTLRRMTRAVELMLKDALDAYIHRDVALAADVIARDVDVDQMYNALFRELLTFMMENPRNITACLHLHFISKNTERMGDHVTSIAEQVIYLATGKQPDETRPKADTTAAISEV, via the coding sequence ATGACGCATGACCATATTTCTTCAGCTTTCGATGCAGATCTGGAAGCGGTTCAAGCACAGATCATGAAAATGGGCGGGCTGGTTGAAGATGCCATTCGCTTTGGCATGAAATCGCTTGAGACCCGTGACGAAGAGCTTGCCCGGAAGGTTCGCGCCGCCGATGCGGCCATTGATGCATTGGAAGAGACGATCAACGAGGGGGCCGCCCGCATCATTGCGCTGCGCGCGCCGACGGCGATTGATCTGCGTCTGATCCTGAGTGTGATCAAGATCAGCGGCAATCTTGAACGGATCGGTGATTATGCAAAGAACATGGCCAAACGCACCGAGGTTCTGTCAAAGGCGGAGTCGTTCAGCGACAGCACGGGTACGCTCCGACGCATGACACGCGCGGTTGAATTGATGCTGAAGGATGCTCTGGATGCCTATATCCATCGCGATGTTGCGCTGGCGGCTGATGTGATCGCGCGCGATGTTGATGTCGACCAGATGTATAATGCGCTGTTTCGTGAATTGCTGACCTTCATGATGGAAAATCCGCGCAATATTACTGCCTGCCTGCACCTGCATTTCATTTCGAAGAACACCGAACGCATGGGGGATCATGTTACCTCTATCGCGGAACAGGTGATCTATCTGGCAACCGGAAAGCAGCCGGACGAGACGCGCCCGAAAGCCGATACAACAGCCGCAATTTCAGAGGTCTGA
- a CDS encoding tyrosine-protein phosphatase gives MAPSRHFPAQGAYNIRDLGGYKSASGDTIPWRRFLRADSLHRLEKSETKRLHGEGLNKVIDLRTPDEIREKPSPFANYAEVQFLNLPLFDDLSPSALSKTRRPGDDPLLSFYTAALDTRGPAIRTILSEIATVERGAVLFNCTAGKDRTGIIAALLLGVADVSHDQIVADYTLTAELIPDLVTEFLALSRARGGDTESYAKLLQSPATTMARTLEKIDTRHGSTTGYLRSIGMPSDEINQLRRKLLAR, from the coding sequence ATGGCCCCCTCACGGCATTTCCCGGCCCAGGGCGCCTATAACATCCGTGATCTCGGCGGTTACAAATCCGCGTCTGGCGACACTATCCCCTGGCGTCGCTTCCTGCGTGCCGACAGCCTTCACCGACTTGAAAAAAGTGAAACCAAACGTCTGCACGGCGAAGGCCTGAACAAGGTGATCGACCTGCGCACGCCCGATGAAATCAGAGAGAAGCCAAGCCCCTTCGCAAACTACGCCGAGGTGCAATTCCTCAACCTGCCGCTGTTTGACGATCTCTCGCCCTCCGCCCTTTCCAAAACACGGCGTCCGGGCGATGATCCTCTGCTGTCCTTTTACACCGCCGCGCTCGACACCCGTGGCCCCGCGATCCGCACGATCCTGTCCGAAATTGCCACGGTCGAACGCGGCGCCGTTCTGTTCAACTGTACCGCTGGCAAGGACCGCACTGGCATCATCGCCGCGCTGCTGCTCGGAGTGGCCGACGTTTCACATGATCAGATCGTGGCCGATTACACTCTGACCGCCGAACTCATTCCCGATCTGGTGACAGAATTCCTCGCCCTGTCGCGCGCGCGCGGCGGCGATACCGAAAGCTATGCCAAACTCCTGCAAAGCCCGGCCACCACCATGGCCCGCACGCTTGAGAAGATCGACACCCGCCACGGCTCGACCACCGGTTATCTCAGATCCATCGGCATGCCCTCGGACGAAATCAACCAACTGCGCAGAAAACTGCTCGCGCGCTGA
- a CDS encoding ABC transporter ATP-binding protein, with protein MIELSGICKVYGEGEAEVRALQDVDLTISKGEFVAVMGPSGSGKSTAMNVIGCLDTPTSGSYRFMGAEVGALGRDQRALLRRNYLGFVFQGYNLLARTSAIDNVELPLIYQGMAKSERRALALQALERVGLAGREHHDPSQLSGGQQQRVAIARAIVTRPDVLLADEPTGNLDTARSREIMELLTQLNRDEGITIMMVTHEPDMAEYAGRLIHFVDGKIESDSLVTREVADVS; from the coding sequence CTGATCGAACTCAGCGGTATATGCAAGGTTTATGGCGAGGGCGAAGCCGAAGTGCGCGCCTTGCAAGACGTCGACCTGACCATCTCCAAGGGCGAATTCGTGGCCGTGATGGGCCCTTCCGGGTCGGGAAAATCGACCGCGATGAACGTGATCGGATGCCTCGACACCCCCACCAGCGGCAGTTATCGCTTCATGGGCGCCGAAGTGGGCGCGCTAGGGCGCGATCAGCGCGCGCTGTTGCGGCGAAACTATCTCGGGTTCGTTTTTCAGGGCTATAACCTGCTCGCCCGGACCTCGGCCATCGACAATGTCGAGCTGCCCCTGATCTATCAGGGCATGGCAAAATCCGAGCGCAGGGCCTTGGCGCTGCAAGCCTTGGAGCGCGTCGGTCTGGCGGGGCGCGAACATCACGACCCCTCGCAACTGTCCGGAGGCCAGCAACAGCGCGTCGCAATCGCGCGCGCCATCGTCACCCGCCCGGATGTGTTGTTGGCCGATGAACCCACGGGCAACCTTGATACGGCGCGCAGCCGCGAAATCATGGAATTGCTGACCCAGCTGAACCGCGACGAGGGCATTACCATCATGATGGTCACCCACGAACCCGACATGGCCGAATATGCCGGGCGCCTGATCCATTTTGTCGATGGCAAGATCGAATCCGACAGCCTTGTCACCCGTGAGGTCGCCGATGTTTCTTGA
- a CDS encoding ABC transporter permease, whose product MFLETVHLAVQAIFRNTMRSFLTVLGIVIGVAAVIAMVTVGQGSTAQVEADVSKLGTNLLMIRPGQAQNGPGGTGSTAAPLTLKDVDAIDSQISGVAVATPSNSRMMTVIFGNTNYSTNITGTDNRYLVATDWPIAEGREFYDSELRSGTAACILGETVRQELFGSSSPLGEVIRIKQISCRVIGVLEAKGASSFGSDQDDLVLIPIRAFHRRVAGNQDVSMIYASIRNNVSTDKAKADIERLMRERRRISPGEDDDFNVFDTEQITSMLTGITTVLTGLLSAVAAVSLLVGGIGIMNIMLVSVTERTREIGIRLAVGATERQVLMQFLVEAIVLSLIGGLIGILLGLALALVGANALAVPFAPDITVILGAFGFSALVGVLFGYFPARRAARMDPIDALRHQ is encoded by the coding sequence ATGTTTCTTGAAACGGTTCATCTCGCCGTGCAGGCGATCTTTCGCAACACCATGCGCTCCTTCCTGACCGTCCTCGGCATCGTGATCGGCGTGGCCGCGGTCATCGCCATGGTCACCGTTGGCCAGGGATCGACCGCACAGGTCGAAGCCGACGTCTCCAAACTTGGCACCAACCTCTTGATGATTCGACCGGGACAGGCGCAAAACGGCCCCGGCGGCACCGGCAGCACCGCCGCCCCCCTGACCCTCAAGGATGTCGACGCAATCGACAGCCAGATTTCGGGCGTCGCCGTCGCCACGCCCAGCAATTCGCGGATGATGACCGTGATTTTCGGCAATACCAACTATTCGACCAACATAACCGGCACCGACAACCGCTATCTCGTGGCAACCGATTGGCCCATCGCCGAGGGGCGCGAATTCTACGACAGCGAATTGCGCAGCGGCACCGCGGCCTGCATCCTGGGCGAGACGGTCCGACAGGAGCTGTTCGGCAGCTCAAGCCCCTTGGGCGAGGTGATCCGCATCAAGCAGATTTCCTGCCGCGTCATCGGCGTGCTCGAAGCCAAGGGCGCATCGAGCTTCGGCAGCGATCAAGATGACCTGGTGCTGATCCCGATCCGAGCCTTCCATCGCCGTGTGGCAGGCAACCAAGACGTGTCGATGATCTATGCCTCGATCCGAAACAACGTTTCAACAGACAAGGCCAAGGCCGATATCGAACGCCTGATGCGCGAAAGACGCCGGATAAGTCCGGGCGAGGATGACGACTTCAATGTTTTTGACACCGAACAGATCACCTCGATGTTGACGGGCATTACAACGGTTCTGACCGGCCTCTTGTCCGCCGTCGCCGCCGTCAGCCTGCTTGTGGGGGGAATCGGCATCATGAACATCATGCTCGTGTCCGTCACCGAAAGAACCCGCGAAATCGGCATTCGTCTGGCGGTCGGCGCGACCGAACGTCAGGTGTTGATGCAGTTTCTGGTCGAAGCAATCGTGCTCTCGCTGATCGGCGGACTCATCGGCATTCTGCTGGGTCTTGCTCTGGCGCTGGTGGGCGCAAATGCCCTTGCCGTGCCGTTTGCGCCCGACATCACGGTCATCCTGGGCGCCTTCGGGTTTTCGGCGCTCGTTGGCGTCTTGTTTGGCTATTTTCCCGCGCGCCGCGCCGCGCGCATGGATCCGATTGACGCATTGCGACACCAATGA
- the phoB gene encoding phosphate regulon transcriptional regulator PhoB, whose amino-acid sequence MPPLQPQVLLVEDDPAQREVLSYNLVAEGFAVRCAENGEEAMLMVAEALPDLVILDWMMPLMSGIEVCRQLKSRNETRHIPVIMLSARSEEVDTVRGLETGADDYMIKPYSVNELMARARTQIRRTRPAVVGKGLTFEDISLDPESHRVTRDNHDLKLGPIEFRLLTTLMERPGRVFSREQLLDLVWGREIFVDARTVDVHVARLRKTLMRYDGSDPIRTVRGAGYALG is encoded by the coding sequence ATGCCGCCACTACAACCGCAGGTACTTTTGGTTGAGGATGACCCAGCCCAGCGTGAGGTCTTGAGTTATAATCTGGTGGCCGAGGGGTTTGCCGTGCGCTGCGCCGAAAACGGCGAAGAGGCCATGTTGATGGTTGCCGAAGCTCTGCCCGATCTGGTGATTTTGGATTGGATGATGCCCTTGATGAGCGGGATCGAGGTTTGTCGTCAGCTTAAATCGCGCAACGAGACGCGCCATATCCCGGTGATCATGTTGTCGGCCAGATCTGAGGAGGTGGACACCGTGCGCGGTCTGGAGACCGGCGCGGATGACTATATGATCAAGCCGTATTCGGTAAATGAGCTTATGGCGCGCGCGCGCACGCAAATTAGGCGCACCCGCCCGGCGGTGGTGGGAAAGGGGCTGACGTTTGAAGATATCAGCCTTGATCCTGAAAGCCATCGCGTCACCCGTGACAACCATGATCTCAAGCTGGGCCCGATCGAGTTTCGGCTTCTGACCACTCTGATGGAGCGGCCGGGGCGGGTGTTCAGCCGCGAGCAACTGCTTGATCTGGTTTGGGGGCGCGAGATTTTCGTGGATGCGCGCACGGTTGATGTTCATGTCGCGCGGCTGCGCAAGACGTTGATGCGATATGACGGGAGCGACCCGATCCGCACGGTGCGCGGTGCCGGATATGCGCTTGGATAA
- a CDS encoding ATP-binding cassette domain-containing protein, with product MTAPLLQATGLTRHYRLPRQSLFQPAPVLTAVQNASFTLEAGETLGIVGESGSGKSTLARMVMAFERPDAGEIRFQGQCPHSLSHRALRQLRQKFQMVFQDPYGSLDPRRKVGWSIAEPLRATGATTDNGKRVDEALEQVGLHSKDATKYPHEFSGGQRQRIAIARAIVTRPALLVADEAVSALDVSVQAQVLNLLLDLQDELDLGILFISHNLAVVASVCDHVLVMQRGKVVESGAATDILHAPTHSYTQTLLQAAGARP from the coding sequence ATGACCGCTCCGCTTCTGCAAGCCACCGGCCTCACCCGCCACTACCGGCTGCCGCGCCAATCGCTCTTTCAACCCGCGCCGGTCCTCACCGCCGTACAAAACGCCAGCTTCACACTTGAAGCCGGTGAAACCCTCGGAATCGTTGGCGAGTCGGGGTCTGGTAAATCCACGCTGGCCCGCATGGTCATGGCGTTTGAACGCCCCGACGCGGGCGAGATTCGCTTCCAGGGTCAATGCCCACACAGCCTCTCACATCGCGCCCTGCGCCAGTTGCGTCAGAAGTTCCAGATGGTCTTTCAAGACCCCTACGGCTCGCTCGATCCGCGTCGCAAGGTCGGCTGGTCCATCGCAGAACCGCTGCGCGCCACCGGCGCCACCACAGACAACGGCAAACGGGTGGACGAGGCGCTCGAACAAGTCGGCCTGCACTCCAAGGACGCCACCAAATACCCCCATGAATTCTCCGGCGGTCAGCGTCAGCGCATTGCAATCGCGCGCGCCATCGTCACCCGCCCGGCACTTCTCGTGGCGGATGAGGCGGTGTCGGCCCTTGATGTTTCGGTGCAGGCACAAGTGCTCAACCTGCTGCTCGATCTGCAGGACGAACTCGACCTTGGCATACTCTTCATCAGCCACAATCTCGCAGTTGTCGCCTCGGTCTGCGATCATGTTCTGGTCATGCAGCGCGGCAAAGTGGTTGAATCCGGTGCCGCAACGGACATATTGCATGCACCCACCCACAGCTATACCCAAACCCTGTTGCAAGCCGCAGGAGCGCGCCCATGA
- a CDS encoding metallophosphoesterase: MTRFIHLTDIHISAPGAGAPGHKADNPAILSRMVEIINAMPQQPAFVVASGDLTDMGDVASYNLFRDLTAPLKAPLLMALGNHDKRAAFHEMRGNAGSDAPYFHDVVHGDLHIITLDSSVPGHVAGAICEAQFTFLTHALTRHPDLPKLLVIHHPPRIDPNGLPWATLDMASTERLAAALAGHNVAGILSGHIHINRVMHWHGIPIFVSGGLDSSVDLLETTDLRLVEGTSFGICDWRPSGLSVSFVPLTPEPREIGVVDRARLETFA; encoded by the coding sequence ATGACCCGTTTCATCCACCTCACCGACATCCACATCTCGGCTCCCGGCGCGGGCGCACCCGGTCACAAGGCCGATAACCCCGCCATACTTAGCCGTATGGTGGAAATCATCAACGCCATGCCGCAGCAGCCCGCCTTTGTCGTCGCCAGCGGCGATCTCACCGATATGGGCGATGTCGCAAGCTACAACCTCTTTCGCGATCTCACTGCCCCGTTAAAGGCGCCCCTCCTCATGGCGCTTGGCAATCACGACAAACGCGCCGCATTTCACGAAATGCGCGGCAATGCCGGTTCCGACGCGCCCTATTTCCATGATGTGGTGCATGGCGACCTCCATATCATCACCCTCGACAGTTCGGTTCCCGGCCATGTCGCCGGTGCGATCTGCGAAGCCCAGTTCACCTTTCTCACCCACGCGCTCACCCGCCATCCCGACCTGCCAAAGCTGCTGGTTATCCACCATCCCCCCCGGATCGACCCCAACGGCCTGCCCTGGGCCACGCTCGATATGGCCAGCACCGAACGGCTGGCCGCCGCCCTTGCCGGGCACAACGTCGCGGGCATCCTGTCGGGCCATATCCACATCAACCGGGTGATGCATTGGCACGGCATTCCCATTTTCGTCTCCGGCGGCCTCGACAGCTCGGTCGACCTTCTTGAAACCACCGATCTGCGCCTTGTCGAAGGCACCAGCTTTGGTATCTGCGATTGGCGCCCCTCGGGCCTAAGCGTCTCTTTCGTGCCGCTCACGCCTGAGCCTCGCGAAATCGGCGTCGTCGATCGCGCCCGGCTGGAAACCTTCGCCTGA
- a CDS encoding GSCFA domain-containing protein — MVDHPYKGLPDNRFWKRAIAEKGIFDLSDVYEKKFDIDPNEPIATAGSCFAQHIAKRLQSSGYRYLDAEAAPFNFPPDDMEAFGYGLYSARFGNVYTSRQLLQLAQRAFGKFEPVEHIVEHKGRIYDLLRPTVERDGFASRDEYAEILQYHHRAVRHMLTRCGVFIFTFGLTEAWVDKRDGTVYPICPGTAAGEFDPAKYSFKNFTVSENLADMREFIELVRSVNPGVKFMFTVSPVPLVATAEERHVMVSTVYSKSVLRAVAGELEQQDPLIDYFPSYEIISGIPSRSMFFLPDMRSVHPKGVDLVMEHFFKQHPPARATVSHIQRQEEERDPACDEILLEAE; from the coding sequence TTGGTAGACCATCCGTACAAGGGGCTTCCCGATAATCGATTCTGGAAAAGGGCAATTGCGGAAAAAGGTATTTTTGACCTTTCCGATGTCTACGAGAAAAAATTCGATATCGATCCAAATGAACCCATTGCGACCGCAGGCAGCTGTTTCGCTCAGCACATTGCGAAACGCCTGCAATCAAGCGGCTATCGCTATCTTGATGCGGAAGCCGCCCCGTTCAATTTCCCGCCTGACGATATGGAGGCGTTTGGATACGGGCTATATTCGGCGCGTTTCGGAAACGTGTACACCTCGCGGCAGCTTCTTCAACTGGCACAAAGAGCGTTTGGAAAATTTGAACCAGTTGAACATATCGTGGAACACAAAGGTCGGATTTACGATCTGTTGCGCCCCACGGTTGAGCGCGACGGTTTCGCCAGTCGCGACGAGTATGCGGAAATTCTGCAATATCATCATCGTGCTGTCCGGCACATGCTTACACGTTGCGGTGTCTTTATCTTCACCTTCGGTTTGACCGAGGCTTGGGTGGATAAGCGGGACGGAACAGTCTATCCGATTTGTCCGGGCACTGCGGCGGGTGAATTTGATCCTGCCAAATACAGTTTCAAAAATTTCACAGTGTCGGAAAACCTGGCTGACATGCGGGAATTCATTGAGTTGGTTCGAAGCGTCAATCCCGGTGTGAAGTTCATGTTTACGGTTTCACCCGTGCCACTTGTTGCAACCGCGGAAGAACGTCACGTAATGGTTTCGACGGTCTATTCCAAATCGGTCTTGCGCGCGGTGGCGGGCGAGCTGGAGCAGCAGGACCCCTTGATTGACTATTTCCCGTCATATGAAATCATTAGCGGTATCCCGTCGCGGAGCATGTTTTTCCTACCGGACATGAGGTCGGTGCATCCCAAGGGTGTGGATCTGGTTATGGAGCATTTCTTTAAGCAGCATCCGCCCGCAAGAGCGACGGTTTCGCATATTCAGCGTCAAGAAGAAGAACGTGATCCCGCCTGTGACGAGATCCTATTGGAGGCGGAATAA
- a CDS encoding efflux RND transporter periplasmic adaptor subunit, which translates to MPATKTNIDQIVASGSTSHKARRWIIWTILVILILGGGWMWFAWSSTNSGVTYETDSIERAAIVVKVTATGSVEPTNLVEISSELSGTIKSVMVDHNSTVSKGQVLAELDTEKLEAQLEHSRATLAAREARVAEAQATLDEAQSNYERALELDRRGVTTTQSFLAAHAALARAKAAVASARADVRVAAADLKVDEANLNKACICSPIDGVVLERNVDVGQIVASSFQAPILFSIAEDLKRMELRVDIDEADIGKVDVGDTAQFTVEAYQDRTFPAVISELRFAPQTIDGVVTYEGILSIDNSDLLLRPGMTATADVTVANLDNALTISNAALRFSPPVQAEEEAGGSGFLGLLFKPPSHAASTTQQAQSGLRTVWVANGDDLKSVEIETGETDGIRTEIVAGALAQGDRVVVDMVTQ; encoded by the coding sequence ATGCCCGCGACAAAAACCAACATTGATCAGATCGTCGCAAGCGGCAGCACAAGTCATAAGGCGCGCCGTTGGATCATCTGGACCATCCTTGTCATCCTTATCCTTGGCGGCGGTTGGATGTGGTTCGCGTGGAGCTCCACCAACAGCGGCGTCACCTATGAAACCGATTCGATTGAACGGGCGGCGATTGTTGTAAAGGTGACGGCGACAGGCTCGGTTGAACCGACAAACCTGGTCGAAATTTCAAGCGAACTCAGCGGCACGATCAAATCAGTCATGGTTGATCACAACAGCACCGTTTCCAAGGGCCAGGTTCTGGCAGAGCTGGATACCGAGAAGCTGGAGGCGCAATTGGAGCATAGCCGCGCGACTCTTGCCGCGCGCGAAGCCCGCGTGGCCGAAGCTCAGGCAACTCTGGACGAAGCACAAAGCAATTATGAACGCGCGCTTGAGCTTGACCGTCGCGGCGTGACCACAACGCAGAGTTTTCTGGCCGCCCATGCCGCGCTTGCCCGCGCAAAAGCAGCCGTCGCCAGCGCGCGGGCCGACGTGCGCGTCGCCGCCGCAGATCTGAAGGTCGACGAGGCCAATCTCAACAAGGCCTGCATCTGTTCCCCGATTGATGGCGTTGTGCTCGAACGCAACGTCGATGTCGGCCAGATCGTGGCGTCGTCGTTTCAGGCACCGATCCTGTTTTCCATTGCCGAGGATCTGAAGCGTATGGAACTGCGCGTCGATATCGACGAAGCCGATATCGGCAAGGTCGATGTTGGCGATACCGCCCAATTCACGGTGGAAGCCTATCAAGACCGCACCTTTCCCGCCGTCATTTCCGAATTGCGATTTGCGCCCCAGACAATCGACGGCGTCGTCACCTACGAAGGCATCCTTTCAATCGACAATTCAGACCTGCTCTTGCGTCCGGGCATGACGGCAACGGCAGATGTCACCGTGGCCAATCTCGACAACGCCCTGACAATCTCGAATGCCGCCCTGCGATTTTCACCCCCCGTTCAGGCCGAGGAAGAAGCCGGCGGCAGCGGTTTTCTCGGCTTGCTTTTCAAGCCCCCCTCGCACGCGGCCTCGACCACACAACAGGCCCAGAGCGGTTTGCGCACGGTCTGGGTCGCGAACGGCGACGACTTGAAGTCCGTCGAGATCGAAACCGGCGAAACAGATGGTATACGCACCGAAATCGTTGCCGGCGCACTTGCCCAGGGTGACCGGGTTGTCGTGGACATGGTGACACAATGA
- a CDS encoding ATP-binding protein: MDQPLSELPVVQDVIAAFALPTLAIGQAGKVEAVNSAAEALLGKNMVGRHFTTYLRHPGLVEAVEHGLRDPSGQEVSYQVVENGKDVHYDVHLKTIAATGLLLVSFQNATELAQAEQMRRDFVANVSHELRTPLTAVMGFVETLRTTARNDAVARERFLGIMAGEAERMNRLVGALLSLSRVEAGERVRPTARLDLGKVVQTTLSNLETLARDNNVTLQFDPAQQAPQHVIGDADQLMQVFTNLVENAIKYGGADQSVDIEIRPVAHDPILRGPAIEVVICDHGPGIEPIHLPRLTERFYRADSHRSRELGGTGLGLAIVKHILNRHRGRLKIASQPGEGSQFSVVLPPETTEA, translated from the coding sequence ATGGATCAACCCCTGAGCGAACTTCCTGTGGTGCAGGATGTGATTGCGGCATTTGCGCTGCCCACGCTGGCCATCGGGCAGGCGGGGAAGGTCGAGGCCGTGAACAGCGCCGCCGAAGCCCTGTTGGGCAAGAACATGGTGGGGCGGCATTTCACGACCTACCTGCGCCATCCCGGGCTGGTTGAGGCGGTCGAGCATGGCTTGCGTGATCCGTCCGGGCAGGAAGTATCCTATCAAGTTGTCGAGAACGGCAAGGATGTCCACTATGATGTGCATCTAAAGACAATTGCGGCCACTGGTCTGTTGTTGGTCAGTTTTCAGAATGCCACGGAACTGGCGCAGGCCGAGCAGATGCGCCGCGATTTTGTTGCCAATGTCAGCCACGAGTTGCGCACGCCTCTTACGGCGGTCATGGGCTTTGTCGAAACCCTGCGCACGACCGCGCGTAATGATGCCGTCGCGCGGGAGCGGTTTCTTGGTATCATGGCGGGTGAGGCCGAGCGGATGAACCGGCTTGTCGGTGCGTTGTTGTCGTTGAGCCGGGTTGAAGCGGGCGAACGGGTGCGCCCCACCGCACGGCTTGATCTTGGCAAAGTGGTGCAAACCACCTTGAGCAATCTTGAAACGCTTGCGCGGGACAATAATGTGACGCTGCAATTTGATCCGGCGCAGCAGGCACCGCAGCATGTCATTGGTGATGCCGATCAGTTGATGCAGGTCTTTACCAATCTGGTGGAGAACGCGATCAAATATGGTGGCGCGGATCAATCGGTTGATATCGAGATCAGGCCCGTCGCGCATGATCCCATTCTGCGCGGCCCGGCGATTGAGGTTGTGATTTGCGATCATGGACCGGGTATTGAGCCGATACATTTGCCACGTCTGACCGAGCGGTTCTATCGCGCCGACAGTCATCGCAGCCGTGAACTTGGGGGTACCGGTTTGGGGCTGGCGATTGTGAAGCATATTCTGAACCGTCACAGGGGCCGCTTGAAGATCGCAAGCCAGCCGGGGGAGGGATCGCAATTCAGCGTGGTACTGCCCCCGGAAACAACCGAGGCCTGA